From Acidobacteriota bacterium:
CTACCGGCTGATGCCGGTCCAGGTGGAACTGCTCGAAGGCACCCTCCTGCCGGAGGTGCGGCGTGCCGTCGGCCGGCTGAGCTACCAGTACCTGTCGCAGCAGCTTCTGGAGCGCTTGGTCCGCGACCTCCGGCGGAGCTATCACGAGGCCGGCTATCCTGCGGTCCGCATCGAGCGGTTCGAATCCCCGGGCCGCCTGCCGGCTTCGGTCCAGCCGGTCATTCTGTTGGAAACCGGCCCGCCCGTCGCCATCCGCATCGACGGGGGCCAGATGTCGCCCGGTGACATCCGCGAGACGCTGGCCATTTACCGTCTGGGCGACATCAGCGAGTTTGCCGAGGAACTCAGCCGGAGTGATCTGAAAACTTACCTGGAGGGCCGGGGCCGTGTGGTCACAGCGGTCACCTCCCGGCGGGAGGAGGAGCCGGACACAGGACGGATTCTCATTGTGTTTCAGGTGGAGACGATGCCGCGGGAGAAGATCCCCGTGGTACTCACGGGCAACGTGTCGTTCACCCGCCAGGAGATCGTCGAGGGTGCGGGGCTGCCCCTGAACGTGCCGCACATCTCGGCCGAGACGGCGGACCCGCTGGCCGGCGAGGTGCGGGCGCTGTACACCGCGGCCGGCTGGCTGGATGCGCGGGTGGAGTGGACCGCCGTATCGGAAGGCGGCCATACCACGCTGCAGCTTGAGATCACCGAAGGCGAGCGCTACCGGGTGGGCGCCTTCACGTTGGGCGACAACTTCCCCCATCGCGAGGAGTTCGCACGGCGGCTGGACGGATTCCGGGACCAGCCGTACACCACCGGGCTGGTGGAGCGGCTGCGACAGACGGTCATCGACTTCTGCTCCAGCCGGGGGTACATCGTCGACCGGCTGGTGCTCAGGGACCAGCGCGCCGACCACCGGGTGGACCTGACGCTCGAGCCGGAACTGGACGGGCCCTACGAGGTGGACAACGTGGTGGTGATCAGCCCGGGCGCCACGGTGTCCCGCGAGATGAACAAGCTGATCCGCCTGCAGGGCGGCGGCCCGCTGGACATCCAGTCGGTCTATCAAGCCGAGAGCCGGCTGTACGGGTCGGGCATATTCGAGGATGTATCGGTGACGGTGCCCGTCGTCTACGGCCGGGAGCAGAGCCGCAACGTGATCCTGAAGCTCGTCGAAGCGCCCCGCTACACGTTCGGTTACGGTTTCGGCTACCTGGATTTTGAAGGTTTCCGCGGCCTGCTCGAGTGGACTGACAATAATTTCCTCGGCCGGACACTGAGCCTCGGCACGCTGTTCCGGCTCAGCGAAAAGAAAATCCTCGGCCAGGTGTCGGTGAACGACCAGGATCTGTTCTGGGGACGCTACCCCCTGACGCTTTCCATCTACGGCCTGCAGGAGGACCGGGTCTCGTTCAAGACCAAGCGGTTCAGTGTCGTCGGGCAGAGCAGCATCCAGACCGGCCGCCACACGGTCTGGCTGTTCCGGCTGGGATTCGAAAACATCACCAACTACGACATTCAGGAGGGGCTCGATCCGGGCGAGATCGAACGGGACGAACAGCCCATCACCCTCCCCTCGCTCGCGGTGAGCTACGTCAACGATACCCGGGACAACCTGATGGATGCCACCCGGGGCCGCCAGAGCACCTTCACCGTCATGATGGCGCCGAAAATTCTGGGCGCCGACACCGGCTTCACCAAATTGTATTTCCAGGAACAGCACAACTACCGCATCGGATCGCATCTGGTCGCGGCGCTCTCGCTGCGGATGGGCTGGATTCTCAACCACTCCAACGCCGTCGATGTACCGATC
This genomic window contains:
- a CDS encoding BamA/TamA family outer membrane protein, translated to MRYWLTIIGMLLVLPALLPGQTPAGAPPSSWAAAVVFEIDPPEFDQVDIATLERVAGIQTGTPLNARVFQNACKNLYQLGIFRKVAVYTLPAAEGQRVIFRLAAHPRLQRIELRHVRRFNVRTLMKELGLAKGELLTEAVLAAARDRLLELYREAGHLDATGEFRVLPKGHLQIEVAEGKRYRLMPVQVELLEGTLLPEVRRAVGRLSYQYLSQQLLERLVRDLRRSYHEAGYPAVRIERFESPGRLPASVQPVILLETGPPVAIRIDGGQMSPGDIRETLAIYRLGDISEFAEELSRSDLKTYLEGRGRVVTAVTSRREEEPDTGRILIVFQVETMPREKIPVVLTGNVSFTRQEIVEGAGLPLNVPHISAETADPLAGEVRALYTAAGWLDARVEWTAVSEGGHTTLQLEITEGERYRVGAFTLGDNFPHREEFARRLDGFRDQPYTTGLVERLRQTVIDFCSSRGYIVDRLVLRDQRADHRVDLTLEPELDGPYEVDNVVVISPGATVSREMNKLIRLQGGGPLDIQSVYQAESRLYGSGIFEDVSVTVPVVYGREQSRNVILKLVEAPRYTFGYGFGYLDFEGFRGLLEWTDNNFLGRTLSLGTLFRLSEKKILGQVSVNDQDLFWGRYPLTLSIYGLQEDRVSFKTKRFSVVGQSSIQTGRHTVWLFRLGFENITNYDIQEGLDPGEIERDEQPITLPSLAVSYVNDTRDNLMDATRGRQSTFTVMMAPKILGADTGFTKLYFQEQHNYRIGSHLVAALSLRMGWILNHSNAVDVPISEKFFAGGSSTLRAYETERAGPLDAVTNEPLGGNALIIGNAELRFPIYRLLHGALFYDVGNVFTDMSSVCWRDVAHIVGFGFRINTPVVPIRLDFGLSLKDIPDAKDNQFYITIGNPF